In Desulfuromonas sp. KJ2020, a single window of DNA contains:
- a CDS encoding CBS domain-containing protein, producing MLHAKDIMTTKVHTVTPATTVDDLARLFVETGVNAMPVVDEEGVLLGLVTQTDLVEQDRPLHIPTVISIFDWVLYLESEKDFREEVQKITARTVGEIYTPDVEACTPETSVPEIASVMTEKKVHLLPVVDEGKLVGVVARLDVIRSMGR from the coding sequence ATGCTGCACGCTAAAGATATCATGACCACAAAAGTTCATACGGTAACACCCGCCACCACGGTGGATGACCTGGCTCGACTCTTTGTCGAAACGGGAGTCAATGCCATGCCTGTCGTCGATGAGGAGGGTGTCCTGCTCGGTCTGGTGACTCAAACCGACTTGGTGGAACAGGATCGCCCCCTGCACATTCCCACCGTCATCTCGATCTTTGACTGGGTGCTTTATCTGGAGAGTGAGAAGGACTTTCGCGAAGAGGTGCAAAAAATCACCGCCCGCACCGTGGGGGAGATATATACCCCGGATGTTGAGGCCTGTACGCCGGAAACCAGCGTCCCCGAAATTGCCTCCGTCATGACCGAGAAAAAGGTCCACCTCCTCCCGGTGGTCGATGAGGGAAAGCTCGTTGGTGTTGTGGCCCGTCTCGATGTCATCCGCAGTATGGGACGCTGA
- the tsaE gene encoding tRNA (adenosine(37)-N6)-threonylcarbamoyltransferase complex ATPase subunit type 1 TsaE has protein sequence MPRWSVRTSSPAETQQLGVRLGRLLDRPLVILLSGDLGAGKTCFTQGVARGLGVPEGEPVTSPTYTLMNRYGGRLPLYHFDLYRLNHQDDLVDIDFDDYLHGDGIVVVEWADRFPDLDLEGLRIHIEYEEDEARCVEFWSETTAPSELLSGLEKCFDRDGNS, from the coding sequence ATGCCGCGTTGGTCTGTTAGGACCTCTTCTCCTGCCGAGACCCAGCAACTTGGCGTTCGCCTTGGCCGCTTGCTCGACAGACCGCTGGTCATTCTGCTGTCAGGCGATCTGGGCGCGGGGAAAACCTGCTTCACCCAAGGGGTAGCCCGTGGGCTTGGCGTCCCCGAAGGCGAGCCCGTTACCAGTCCGACCTACACTCTCATGAACCGATATGGCGGCCGGCTGCCCCTTTATCATTTTGATTTGTATCGTCTGAATCACCAGGACGATCTCGTCGATATCGATTTTGACGATTATCTTCACGGTGACGGCATCGTGGTGGTTGAATGGGCCGATCGCTTTCCGGATTTGGACCTCGAAGGGTTGCGTATCCACATCGAATACGAGGAAGACGAGGCCCGCTGTGTCGAATTTTGGAGTGAGACGACCGCCCCGAGTGAACTGCTCTCCGGGCTGGAAAAATGTTTTGACCGGGATGGAAATTCTTGA
- a CDS encoding aspartate kinase, which yields MALVVQKYGGTSVGTIDRIRNVARRVAKTYDDGNDVIVVVSAMAGETNKLVALANEMCEFPSEREYDVLVATGEQVTIALLSMCLQSMGYKAKSYMGHQIPIITDSVFSKARIEKIDDKKIREDLKNGSIIVVAGFQGTDREGNVTTLGRGGSDTSAVAVAAALKADVCEIYTDVDGVYTTDPRIVPSASKIEKVSYDEMLEMASLGAKVLQIRSVEFAKKYGVIVHVRSSFNDNPGTLVMKEDADMESVLVSGITYNKDEAKISVMRVPDKPGIASLLFSPLSHAGITVDMIIQNVSHEGYTDMTFTVPRADFKKALKIVQETAKDIGAGGVLQDENIAKVSIVGVGMRSHSGVASKMFQTLSQEGINIQMISTSEIKVSCVIDEKYTELAVRVLHEAFDLSKKDVKAE from the coding sequence ATGGCCCTCGTAGTACAGAAGTACGGTGGGACCTCTGTTGGAACCATCGATAGAATCCGCAATGTGGCGCGCCGCGTGGCCAAGACTTACGATGATGGAAACGATGTCATCGTGGTTGTATCGGCCATGGCCGGAGAAACCAACAAGTTGGTCGCCTTGGCCAACGAAATGTGCGAATTTCCCAGCGAGCGCGAGTATGACGTCCTGGTCGCCACCGGGGAGCAGGTGACCATCGCTCTGTTGTCCATGTGTCTGCAATCCATGGGCTACAAGGCCAAGAGCTATATGGGGCACCAGATCCCTATCATTACCGACAGTGTTTTTTCCAAGGCGCGCATCGAGAAAATTGACGATAAAAAGATCCGGGAAGATCTCAAGAATGGGTCCATTATCGTAGTTGCCGGTTTCCAGGGTACCGACCGGGAAGGTAACGTGACCACCCTGGGGCGTGGGGGCTCGGATACTTCCGCCGTTGCGGTGGCTGCCGCACTCAAGGCAGACGTTTGCGAAATCTACACGGATGTGGATGGCGTCTACACCACCGATCCGCGGATTGTTCCAAGCGCGTCTAAAATCGAGAAGGTTTCCTATGACGAAATGCTTGAGATGGCCTCCCTCGGCGCCAAGGTTCTACAGATCCGTTCTGTGGAATTCGCTAAAAAATATGGGGTGATTGTGCATGTTCGTTCCAGTTTCAACGATAATCCAGGCACGCTGGTGATGAAGGAGGATGCAGATATGGAATCCGTGCTGGTTTCAGGTATTACCTACAACAAGGATGAAGCAAAAATTTCGGTGATGCGCGTACCTGACAAACCGGGTATTGCCTCACTGCTTTTCTCCCCCTTGAGCCATGCGGGGATTACGGTGGATATGATCATCCAGAACGTCTCCCATGAAGGGTACACGGACATGACCTTTACCGTGCCCAGGGCGGATTTCAAAAAAGCTCTGAAGATCGTTCAGGAGACTGCCAAGGACATCGGTGCCGGCGGTGTGCTGCAGGACGAAAATATCGCCAAGGTTTCCATCGTCGGGGTCGGCATGCGGTCCCACTCGGGCGTCGCCAGCAAAATGTTTCAGACTCTCTCCCAGGAGGGCATCAACATCCAGATGATCTCCACCAGCGAGATCAAGGTTTCCTGTGTCATCGACGAGAAGTATACCGAGCTGGCTGTTCGTGTGCTGCACGAGGCTTTTGACCTGTCCAAAAAGGACGTCAAGGCAGAATAA
- the cimA gene encoding citramalate synthase, whose translation MSLIRLYDTTLRDGTQAEDVSFLVADKIHIAQKLDELGIHYIEGGWPGSNPKDIAFFKDVKKVRLQQAKIAAFGSTRRAKTTPDKDNNIRTLVQAEPDVVTIFGKTWDFHVREALRISLEENLELIFDSLEYLKKNVGEVFYDAEHFFDGYRANPEYALKTLKAAEEAGVDCIILCDTNGGTLPHQLPEIIAAVKNTVKTPLGIHTHNDSECAVANSLVAVEHGIIHVQGTINGFGERCGNANLCSIIPALRLKMGRECVSDEQLSRLRPLSRYIYELANMVPNKHQPYVGNSAFAHKGGVHVSAIQRHPETYEHIRPEKVGNVTRVLVSDLSGRSNILAKAEEFNINLDSKDPVTLEILENLKEMENKGYQFEGAEASFELLMRKALGNLRHYFSVIGFRVIDTKRHEDEKPLSEATVQVKVGGKIEHTAAEGNGPVNALDNALRKALENFYPQIKEMKLLDYKVRVLPTGKGTASITRVLIESGDKLGRWGTVGVSDNIIDASYHALIDALLYKLIKDQ comes from the coding sequence ATGAGTTTGATTCGACTCTACGACACGACGCTGCGCGATGGCACTCAGGCTGAAGACGTATCGTTTCTGGTCGCGGACAAAATCCACATCGCCCAAAAGCTGGATGAGTTGGGGATTCACTACATTGAGGGCGGCTGGCCTGGCTCCAATCCCAAGGATATCGCCTTTTTCAAGGATGTGAAAAAGGTTCGTCTGCAGCAGGCCAAAATCGCCGCTTTTGGTTCGACCCGTCGTGCCAAGACTACGCCCGACAAGGACAACAATATCCGGACCCTGGTTCAGGCCGAGCCGGACGTTGTGACGATTTTCGGCAAGACCTGGGATTTTCATGTGCGGGAAGCGTTGCGGATCAGTCTGGAGGAAAATCTCGAACTCATCTTCGACTCGCTGGAATATCTCAAAAAGAATGTCGGTGAAGTTTTTTACGATGCCGAGCACTTTTTCGACGGTTATCGCGCCAATCCCGAATACGCCCTGAAAACCCTCAAGGCGGCCGAAGAGGCCGGCGTGGATTGCATTATTCTGTGCGATACCAATGGCGGTACTCTCCCCCATCAACTGCCTGAGATCATTGCGGCGGTGAAAAACACTGTCAAGACGCCCCTGGGTATTCACACCCACAACGACAGCGAATGTGCGGTGGCTAATTCACTGGTGGCCGTGGAACATGGCATTATTCATGTGCAGGGGACGATCAACGGTTTCGGCGAGCGGTGCGGCAACGCCAACCTTTGCTCCATCATTCCGGCTCTGCGCCTGAAAATGGGCAGGGAATGCGTTTCGGATGAACAGTTGAGCCGGTTGCGTCCTCTCTCCCGTTACATTTATGAGCTGGCCAACATGGTGCCCAACAAGCACCAGCCCTATGTGGGGAACTCGGCCTTTGCTCACAAGGGAGGTGTACACGTGTCGGCGATTCAGCGCCATCCAGAAACCTATGAACATATCCGGCCCGAAAAAGTTGGAAATGTCACCCGGGTGCTGGTCTCTGATCTCTCCGGACGCTCCAATATCCTGGCCAAGGCGGAAGAATTCAATATCAACCTGGACAGCAAAGATCCGGTTACCCTCGAGATTCTCGAAAACCTGAAGGAAATGGAGAACAAGGGCTACCAGTTCGAGGGCGCCGAAGCTTCTTTTGAACTTCTCATGCGCAAAGCCCTGGGAAACCTGCGCCATTATTTCTCTGTTATCGGCTTCCGGGTAATTGATACCAAGCGGCATGAGGATGAAAAACCCCTGTCCGAGGCGACTGTCCAGGTTAAGGTGGGAGGCAAGATCGAACACACTGCCGCTGAAGGCAATGGCCCCGTGAACGCGCTGGATAATGCGCTGCGCAAGGCCTTGGAAAACTTTTATCCTCAAATCAAGGAGATGAAACTCCTGGATTACAAGGTGCGAGTGCTGCCGACGGGTAAGGGAACGGCTTCTATCACGCGCGTCTTGATCGAGTCTGGGGACAAGTTGGGCCGTTGGGGGACCGTCGGCGTCAGTGATAATATTATTGACGCTTCGTATCACGCCCTTATCGACGCCCTGCTCTATAAGCTGATAAAAGATCAGTAA
- a CDS encoding helix-hairpin-helix domain-containing protein has translation MSLADWTVLPGVGPKLAERIEKDRQKNGDFGSLEALQRVKGIGPKRINSWKFFFE, from the coding sequence ATGTCCCTGGCTGATTGGACTGTTCTGCCGGGGGTCGGTCCCAAACTGGCGGAACGAATCGAAAAGGACCGTCAAAAAAATGGCGATTTTGGGTCCTTGGAAGCATTGCAGAGGGTGAAGGGGATAGGTCCCAAACGTATCAATAGCTGGAAATTTTTTTTCGAGTAA